A window of Solanum stenotomum isolate F172 chromosome 9, ASM1918654v1, whole genome shotgun sequence genomic DNA:
AAAGGTATAGTTGAATCGAAAAAAAAGTAAATCCCTAAAAAGATTTGACAAATTTTGTGTACGTCATTGattataattagtttttttttaaatcatatataaGAACgcggtatatatatatacctggTGTAGAGAATGGGAACAACGCCTTCATTGCCTTGTCTAGCAATGCGAAGGAAAGCAGGCATAGACATGTCAAAATGTTGACGTGGTGCATCACACCACCCTCCATGATTATTCGGAGGGCAGAAGTTGGTGGCCGTCACTGTGACGGCCCCATGTGGGAGGCACCACTTGCGATCGAGCTGGCGGTTGCATCTCACTGTGTAGCAAGCTCCACATGCTTGTCCATTTCTGAATAAGGCACTACTTAATGCCGCTGTGTTTACTCCAAATCCGGCATGATAAGGGTTATCGTAACCACAAGCTCCACCTAATGACCAATTTTATTTAGTTAGGAATTAATTACTATAAAGCTTATTATTGTTTGTACTTCTTGGTACgtttaatgaaataatatttatcatatgGGAAGAATAGAAGAATATTCAACATATGTTTAAGGTAGACGGATTGAGTTATGACTCATGATCTAGTAGATTGAACTCGACACATGTTATTATATCGATGAATCAAATAGAGTAAATGGCATGTTATGAAAATTCAACCcaaatatacaaaattacaaaaaaaattacaatgaaaaatgaagttggATCATGTTGAACAAATTGAATTATGACCTTTTATTGATCGATCCATGACAATCAATATATGGCATGAGCAAAACTTTTGTGAACAAATGAGGTCACATGTGACATGTTCATAGTTTGATGCCTTGTTTTAACCTATTCATTTTTGACTCAACACGTCCATTTTTCAGTAACATAAAGTAAACTATATGTTTTTAATCGATTCATTCTAGAAACAAAACAATTACGTTGTCTCTTGATAAGAAATTGATCTTAATCTTAATTCAGCTATAAAAACTAGCTTAACATTCACAAGAATCATCCAAGACTGAGATGGTGAGACAAGGTGCATCCTACACGCCAATATGAATGTTTGGCCTACAACGATTTCATGCAACTAATTAAAGTCAAAACGTGAGTTATGTTAGTGAAACAAATTCAATAAAGCAACAATTGATACCATAGAGAAGcaacatttaatttaatgagGTGCTTACCAAAGGTGCTAGGATCTTGATTGACTCCATAAAAAGTAGCATGACCATTAAGCCAATTTTGTGCGTTAATCTCCTCAATAAACAAATTACAAGTAGTAAACAACAAAACAAACCTCCAAATCGAAATATTAGGAACAAATTTCTCCATAATTAAccttgaaattttcaaaatggaACAAAGAATATAATGTATTAATATTTCTTGGAATTGAAGTGAAGATAATGAGTAGATATATTAGTGCATGAATGAACGTGCCTATTTTATAGACTTTAGGAttctataattttttcaaacaaataattaatgCTTACTACAGAGTAGCAGTAATAAGAAATACGCGGTTGTCGGTGATTACTTATAATACAAACTTAATTATTCATCTTACAAATACTGTGAATTAGCAAAAATGATTAGCACTACTAATTGTTTAATTAGTATAATTAGCATTTCTTATTCTAAATCCCCGAAAATGCTACTACACAATATCAATGAATATCATTCACTCCTTTATCTTCTCCTTTCGTTTCGTTGTGGCATCGTCTGATTtctcaaattttcattttttaggcaaaacaaaacataaatatgCGTAAAAATTTTAGGTTTGatcctataattttaaaaataaagtgagTTTAATTAAACCATCAATACTAagaatcttaaaaattaattattattattattgttattcatttttgagaaagttcAAAACAATGCgcgttttttctttttattatacgGAAATGTACGTAaaagtttgtttaaaaaagggTTGAAAATAGACAAGAAGAAAGCAAGATCACATGTCACCGTTTATGCAGAATCTGTTTTAATTGCAATTCGTCGGTGATTATCCGATCAGCAGCTAATCATATACATATTCTCTCCGTCTCAAATTATCTGtcgtaatttttaaaattatttacacaaattaatatcattttaaaaatttaagaagacaaaattattgtaaaatagttaaaatagcctcttaattaatatttcttgaaGATGTGTAAAAGCGAGAAtcatgataaataatttgagacggAGGAAGTATGTGATATATTCATGTTATTGACTTTAGGATATATCTAATTAGTCAGTCGATTGATACAATTTCATTAACTTAATATTGGTTGAACGTACGGAGTACGAACTTTATCTCTTTCCCGGTactttcttttattaatttgaattaaaaaaattgatactgGTTGTAGATGGAATAACTGAAATCTTGTTTGTCTTCGCTGTAATGGATTATCTACGTGTTGATAGGGTGTgaaattgttcattttttaattaaaggtttcagatttgagttttggatattaatttttttttgatagagAGCACTTCTCCCCTCATTTGGGCCTTAAGCGGcgcaaattcaaattagtcgGACTCACATACGAGTACCATACAgagaaacccaaaaaaaaaagataggtCGAAGCTTGAAGGTTACGTATAAGTTTGGTCACACTCATCAGCTAAGCTAGGAGGGGCAAGGAGTTCATTAGAATCCTTTCattgaattatattataaatccaaggctaataataataatatatatatatatatatatatatatataatgttttacTTGAGCTAAGAATCGTTTAGAAAAGTCTCTATATTTGCACTAGGTAGGATAAAGAATGTACACACCACTTGTGAAATCATATGGATTCGTTGTTGTTGCGTATATAGATGTTAAATTCCCTTATTTACttctttatgattttaaatCTCCTTAGTGAAAATCTTGATGTTAGTCTCAATACTTGTGTTCGtattaagaaattcaaaaattaaatttaaaacccTATCATTAACACATGAGCTTATAGTCCAGCGCGAGAACAAATTAGATTCTAaaacttcaatttaaaaaaaaaaaaaaaaaaaaaggcaaccCAATACACTAAACTCTTGCTATATGGAGATGCGGGGAAGGCCTGAAACCACAAGAGTCTATTCTATAGAGTCTTACCCTGCATTTTCGAGAGGCTTGGATAGAAAACTTTAATTGACTTACGAAAATCCAAACAAACAGAAGATGAAGTTCAGAGAATACAGAAAAAATAGGAAAGTAACATGTTCATTCTTCATATTACATTGCCAATATCACAAAGACCATTTGGGCCACAAAGTAAAAGGTTCACTGGGCTCCTTACAAGAGACTACCAAAGTAACAGAACAGATAGCCATGGCTATGTCTGTTGCCACTTTCTCAAGGGCAAGATAGTTCCGCGAAAGAGAAGGGAATGCGCAACAATATAACAGTAAGAACAAAAAAAGCAACCTTTACGCGGTATGAAgctttttttttggtgattgTTGAATCTCTTATATGCCTATGTATTTCTACTATCTACTAATCGACTGTTAGTGACAACAGTCTGCATAATTTTCACAACTATACATCAAATATTAAACACTCAGAATAGGAGAAGGCATAGGATAATGCAGCAGAAAAGAAAGATGGATAATCTGTTAAGAGATTTTTCCACCTGCCTCATTCTAAAACCGCCACTTCCTGGAATGGTGGAAGTGTTTGGGTGAGGATAAGCAAATAAACTTGTGTCTGAGTTCCCGAACATCCTTCCCAAAAACATTTCTCCGAATACCCCAACTGTTGGACTGGATAAACTGATTGTTGGAGTACCCCCAAAGCTGGATGGAGCCAAAGCAGCATAGCTACCAAAGGCAGAGGGTATGGATCGTCTGTGATGACGTTGCTGACTCACGTGAGAAGATGGAGACAATGAATTAACGAGAGTTGATATCTCAATGGCTTGAGGCCTGCGTGGTACTACAACATCCCGTTGAGACTTCTTGGATTCAGATTCTGTGGATGATGTTCCACGGCCATAGAGAGGTACCAGCGATGAGTTTGAGATGTGAGCCTTACAGACTGGACATTTACATTTCTCTTCTGATCCCGGAGTTGAGCTATCAACCTGAAGCCACTTGTAAATGCAAGGCCAGCAGTAGAGGTGTCCGCAGAGGGTGACAACAGGATCGTGTGCTGAGTCGAGACAAATATTGCAATCATAACCTCCTGTTATATTGTCAGAACTTGACGTTGGAACTGGAACTGGAACTGGAACTGCACTCCCTTTCTTAAGGGAAACATCTTCTTCAGATACAAAACTGAACATATCTTCACCAACAAAATTTTGTTCCAAAGCCATGAGATCTGTTAAAAGGACAAAATTTGCAAACAAATCAGCCACTAAAAGATCCATAGGAAGTAAATTGCCATCCctagaaaattaacttgaaaatCTGCAAGGACAGGATCTATGATAACACTTTAAAACGAGAAATGAATCATACAAATGAAAACATACATGTTTATCAGCACAGCATTATTATGATTGCATGTCAACAATTCTAAACTTCAGATTTCCAAAAGACCATTCTATATAATTAGTATGACCATTTGGAAAGCAAAATGAAGAAGACAACTTAACAAAGCATCTTCCTAGTTCTTTTTTTCGTTTTCCTATCATTTAGAACTTGGCCTGTCGGGAGTATGCGTGTGACTAGTGAGGAGCAAGGGTTGCATAAAATATAGTCCCAAGTAACCACGCTCTATTCAAGCACGAAATACTAAATCATAGGATTGCATCTATTCACTCGAATCCGTCTTCTTCAAAACAAAAGTAGTGGAAAAACTACGATGTAGCTAGAATCTATTTATAAACAAGAATTAGGTCCTGAAAAACTGAAATAGATCACAAAGCTAGAATATGACTAAAATTGCATTTCAATTCGTTTTGATTGAAAATACATTTGTTTGTCAAACTCCAGCCTACATTTCAATATCtaaaagccaaaaacacatagaAATGCCATCGGAAAGGTTAATATCTGTATGCCAATAggatatataaacataaacttTGATTGCACAAGTTGACATATAACAAAATTATCTCCCAAATTCCTCTTTTCATTTCTCCATTTCATAAATGCACGTGAAACTTTCCCTATCACGCATTCGAAACGAAACAaataaaattcttcaatttctgAAACAAGTAAGCATGGCACAAAACtaaaatcatcaaaagaacTCACTTGCACAAACACAAGCAGTTCAATGAATATAAAgattttctttttcacaaaacTAATCAACACCATTAATTCTTTCTTTTTGGTTTCCAACCTAATACAACAATAGCCACATTAGAGCCCAACTAATTCAGAACCCATCAATGGAGAAAGAGTTCCCTAccaagattttaaaaaaattcattcccTGACTCGAACCCGAGAACTCTGGTTAAACATGGAGGAATCATACCCATCCCCGATCCCACCACATACCAACACTAACTACTCCTAACCATAACCAGAAACAATTAACCAAAAATTAGAGTAAGTTGACCAAATTCCTTCCCAATGTCAAAAtccaaaattgacaattttaacCTCAAATTCAATGAGCAAATTGAAAATTCTCCATTTTCTCCATGAACACAAAACTCAAAACAAACATAGATTACAATGAACagaaattttgacaaataattCAATCAATTCAAAAACACACAATATGCGAAAACAAGGATCTCAAAAACATTAacacaaaaacataaaagaagatgaagaacgTACCAATAGATGAATAACGTAAGGAAGAAGTTTCAATAATGGCGAATTGCAGAAAGCGAAGGTAAAGAGACAGtgagaaaaaagatgaaaaattgaATGGAGGAGGATAACGGGTCGGTTTCGATATTTATGGGGGTTGTTTTTGTATTTATAGAAAGTTCAGTTctcaattttcattttcttattattacttCTCAACCGCGTAATTTGAGAAAAGATAGGGACGTGCGTGTGACCCCATTTTCTCAGTAGTTACTATTTTTCTCGTTCGATGTTCAATATCTGTTTTGAGCTCgctatatttaaaattttgccaaaaaatttatctaaagaataaaatagctCATCAATGGTGATTTATGATTAAAGctttaacataaaatatataattttctcattCGATATTTAATATCTATTTTGAGCTCgatatatttaatttcttatcgaaaaatttatttaaaaagtaaaatagctCATCAAGGGTGATTTACGATTAAAGCtctaacataaaatatataatgaagaatgaaaaaaaaatattattactccaTCACTCATTCACAATGCTTAGATTTTACTTTTTCGTTTAATCGAACTTTATTAACGATAACATGTTAGTATCTATTAATGTCAACGGAAGAATCTTTGAAGAGAAACTCCTCCAACTAGatatttgtctattttgatTCTTAGGGTCAAACTTGAAATCTTTGAATAATACGAagaaatttcatttattttatcatgCCTTATGATTATTATTTCGAATTCGATGAACGTAGTGGTTCATGATTTGGATTCTTacatgtgattttatttttaaatataattagttattgtgtatttatattactttattagttttaagatgaatttgaatatgagtaagattttttgtttaaatttcagTACGGATAAATTTATTAGATGACTTTTTT
This region includes:
- the LOC125876675 gene encoding expansin-A12 gives rise to the protein MEKFVPNISIWRFVLLFTTCNLFIEEINAQNWLNGHATFYGVNQDPSTFGGACGYDNPYHAGFGVNTAALSSALFRNGQACGACYTVRCNRQLDRKWCLPHGAVTVTATNFCPPNNHGGWCDAPRQHFDMSMPAFLRIARQGNEGVVPILYTRVACKRSGGVRFTLKGQSNFNMVMISNVGGSGDIKSVSIRGSRTKTWLPMYRNWGVNWQSRNDLRSQTLSFRVTLVDGKTMEFINVVPSAWKFGQTFASRRQFN
- the LOC125876968 gene encoding E3 ubiquitin-protein ligase RMA3-like is translated as MALEQNFVGEDMFSFVSEEDVSLKKGSAVPVPVPVPTSSSDNITGGYDCNICLDSAHDPVVTLCGHLYCWPCIYKWLQVDSSTPGSEEKCKCPVCKAHISNSSLVPLYGRGTSSTESESKKSQRDVVVPRRPQAIEISTLVNSLSPSSHVSQQRHHRRSIPSAFGSYAALAPSSFGGTPTISLSSPTVGVFGEMFLGRMFGNSDTSLFAYPHPNTSTIPGSGGFRMRQVEKSLNRLSIFLFCCIILCLLLF